The following coding sequences are from one Triticum aestivum cultivar Chinese Spring chromosome 5A, IWGSC CS RefSeq v2.1, whole genome shotgun sequence window:
- the LOC123103394 gene encoding glucan endo-1,3-beta-glucosidase 5 has translation MTAWAALLAVVLALSCARERRLLAADAAVGVNWGTLSSHRAPPAVVVDLLRANRIGKVKLFDADAGVLRALARSGIEVMVGLTNGELAGIAGSPAAADAWVAQNVSRYVGRGGGVDIRYIAVGNEPFLTSYQGQFLSYVIPAMANIQQSLVKANLASYVKLVVPCNADAYEGAVPSQGVFRTELTQIMTQLAAYLSSNGAPFVVNIYPFLSLYQNSDFPEDYAFFEGSTHPLVDGSNVYYNAFDGNFDTLISALGKLGYGQLPIAIGEVGWPTQGAPSANLTAARAFNQGLINRIMSNKGTPLRPGVPPADVYLFGLLDEEQKSTLPGNFERHWGIFSFDGQAKYPLNLGLGNPVLKNAKEVPYLPSRWCVANPAQSLDNASTHLKLACDMADCTTLYYGGSCNGIGEKGNVSFAFNSYYQMQKQDAKSCDFDGHGLITFLDPSMGECRFLVGIDDSKSSAVASCGNCCGVFCGVSIFALWLFMYLRMMSSA, from the exons ATGACCGCCTGGGCGGCGCTCCTGGCCGTCGTCCTGGCGCTGTCGTGCGCGCGGGAGCGGCGGCTGCTGGCGGCCGACGCGGCCGTGGGGGTCAACTGGGGCACCCTGTCGTCGCACCGCGCgccgccggcggtggtggtggacctCCTGCGCGCGAACCGGATCGGGAAGGTCAAGCTCTTCgacgccgacgccggcgtgctgcgcGCGCTCGCGCGCAGCGGCATCGAGGTCATGGTCGGCCTCACCAACGGCGAGCTCGCCGGCATCGCGGGGTCGCCGGCGGCCGCCGACGCCTGGGTCGCGCAGAACGTCTCGCGCTAcgtcggccgcggcggcggcgtcgacaTCCG GTATATTGCTGTGGGAAATGAGCCATTTCTGACAAGCTACCAGGGTCAATTTCTGTCATACGTTATTCCAGCAATGGCAAACATTCAGCAATCACTGGTGAAGGCTAATCTTGCTAGCTACGTGAAGCTAGTAGTCCCGTGCAACGCCGACGCATATGAGGGCGCCGTTCCGTCGCAAGGAGTGTTCAGGACTGAATTGACCCAGATAATGACCCAGCTCGCCGCTTATCTCAGTTCAAATGGAGCTCCGTTCGTGGTCAATATCTACCCATTCCTCAGTCTTTACCAGAATTCCGACTTCCCAGAAGATTATGCCTTCTTTGAGGGATCAACTCATCCACTTGTAGATGGCTCCAACGTGTACTACAATGCTTTCGACGGCAATTTCGACACGTTGATTTCTGCTCTGGGTAAACTCGGCTACGGGCAACTACCCATTGCAATTGGTGAGGTGGGTTGGCCGACTCAGGGAGCACCAAGTGCAAACTTGACTGCAGCAAGGGCATTCAACCAAGGGCTCATCAACCGTATCATGAGCAACAAAGGGACTCCCCTCCGCCCTGGTGTACCCCCAGCTGATGTCTATCTTTTTGGCCTTCTTGATGAGGAGCAGAAGAGTACCCTACCTGGAAACTTTGAGCGACACTGGGGGATCTTCTCGTTTGATGGGCAGGCCAAGTACCCGTTAAACCTTGGGTTAGGCAACCCGGTGCTGAAGAATGCTAAAGAGGTGCCCTATCTTCCGTCGCGGTGGTGCGTCGCGAACCCGGCTCAGAGCCTCGACAACGCGTCAACTCACCTGAAGCTTGCTTGCGACATGGCGGATTGCACCACCCTCTACTACGGAGGGTCGTGCAACGGCATCGGGGAGAAGGGCAACGTCTCCTTTGCTTTCAACAGCTACTACCAGATGCAGAAGCAGGATGCCAAGAGCTGTGATTTTGATGGGCATGGGCTGATAACTTTCCTTGATCCATCTATGGGTGAATGCCGCTTTCTTGTTGGCATCGATGATAGCAAGAGCTCTGCGGTTGCCTCTTGTGGCAATTGCTGTGGGGTCTTCTGTGGGGTGTCGATTTTCGCTTTGTGGTTGTTCATGTACCTTAGGATGATGAGCTCTGCCTGA
- the LOC123103395 gene encoding uncharacterized protein, whose amino-acid sequence MRRNTLLALASWLMLLLLALFITTTTASLPCQCCWIVEHPTRTCGHACCGDNCCPPAPPPSAR is encoded by the exons ATGAGGAGGAACACTCTCCTTGCCCTGGCGTCCTGGCTCATGCTGCTTCTGCTTGCGCTCTTCATCACAACCACCACTGCTTCACTGC CGTGCCAGTGCTGCTGGATCGTGGAGCATCCGACGAGGACCTGCGGCCACGCCTGCTGCGGCGACAACTGCTGcccgcccgctccaccgccgtcggCACGCTGA